A part of Carassius carassius chromosome 4, fCarCar2.1, whole genome shotgun sequence genomic DNA contains:
- the LOC132131556 gene encoding uncharacterized protein LOC132131556: MYSRTESLVFSLPANTFFQQQFEFRPMMPPRNTEPEIFTFERIPEPQQPAFPHRGAPVRPRKRNTRVMYPSKVRKYLPPAEKSPAKRWLIILCLVVFMQIYTEEGSVETTQSEEPTSYNVLSFQSSDEQTRQMMGSCPEDLSLVSHQQLKSSSEEQKEISWLLNTTCPSSSWDEDINTLYQQSRRNGYVVALLYPVYHRLGTEN; encoded by the coding sequence ATGTACTCCAGAACAGAGAGCCTGGTCTTCTCACTGCCAGCGAACACTTTCTTCCAGCAGCAGTTTGAATTCAGACCGATGATGCCGCCGCGCAACACCGAGCCGGAGATCTTCACTTTCGAGCGGATCCCGGAGCCGCAGCAGCCGGCGTTCCCTCACCGCGGAGCCCCGGTGCGCCCGCGCAAGAGGAACACGCGCGTCATGTACCCCTCCAAAGTGCGCAAATATCTGCCACCGGCCGAGAAAAGCCCCGCCAAACGCTGGCTGATCATCCTGTGCCTGGTGGTCTTCATGCAGATCTACACTGAGGAGGGATCCGTTGAGACCACGCAGAGTGAAGAACCAACTTCATACAATGTTCTCTCCTTCCAGTCTTCTGACGAGCAAACCAGACAAATGATGGGCAGCTGTCCCGAGGACTTGAGCCTGGTGTCTCATCAGCAGCTCAAGTCTAGCAGCGAGGAGCAGAAGGAGATCTCTTGGCTTCTGAACACTACATGCCCGAGCTCAAGCTGGGACGAGGACATCAACACTCTCTACCAGCAGAGCAGGAGGAATGGATACGTGGTGGCCCTTCTCTACCCAGTGTACCATAGACTTGGCACAGAAAACTGA